One stretch of Rhinatrema bivittatum chromosome 8, aRhiBiv1.1, whole genome shotgun sequence DNA includes these proteins:
- the SRSF1 gene encoding serine/arginine-rich splicing factor 1 isoform X2 produces MSGGGVIRGPAGNNDCRIYVGNLPPDIRTKDIEDVFYKYGAIRDIDLKNRRGGPPFAFVEFEDPRDAEDAVYGRDGYDYDGYRLRVEFPRSGRGTGRGGGGGGGGGGGGGGGGGGGGAPRGRYGPPSRRSENRVVVSGLPPSGSWQDLKDHMREAGDVCYADVYRDGTGVVEFVRKEDMTYAVRKLDNTKFRSHETYLKRWIKNALD; encoded by the exons ATGTCCGGAGGCGGCGTAATCAGAGGCCCCGCCGGCAACAACGATTGCCGGATTTACGTGGGCAATCTTCCCCCGGACATCCGTACCAAGGACATTGAAGATGTGTTTTATAAGTACGGGGCGATCCGGGATATCGACTTGAAGAACCGCAGAGGGGGCCCTCCGTTCGCCTTTGTGGAGTTCGAGGATCCACG AGATGCAGAAGATGCTGTCTATGGGCGTGATGGCTATGATTATGATGGCTACAGATTGCGTGTGGAGTTCCCTCGGAGCGGCAGAGGGACTGGAAgaggtggaggtggtggtggaggaggaggtgggggcgGTGGCGGAGGTGGTGGGGGCGGCGGTGCCCCAAGGGGTAGATATGGACCCCCATCAAGACGTTCGGAGAACAGAGTGGTAGTTTCTG GACTGCCTCCAAGTGGAAGTTGGCAGGATTTAAAGGATCACATGCGTGAAGCAGGTGATGTATGTTATGCTGATGTTTACCGAGATGGAACTGGTGTCGTGGAGTTTGTACGAAAAGAAGATATGACCTACGCAGTGCGAAAACTGGATAACACTAAATTTAGATCTCACGAG ACATATCTGAAGAGATGGATTAAGAATGCTTTGGATTAA
- the SRSF1 gene encoding serine/arginine-rich splicing factor 1 isoform X1 produces MSGGGVIRGPAGNNDCRIYVGNLPPDIRTKDIEDVFYKYGAIRDIDLKNRRGGPPFAFVEFEDPRDAEDAVYGRDGYDYDGYRLRVEFPRSGRGTGRGGGGGGGGGGGGGGGGGGGGAPRGRYGPPSRRSENRVVVSGLPPSGSWQDLKDHMREAGDVCYADVYRDGTGVVEFVRKEDMTYAVRKLDNTKFRSHEGETAYIRVKVDGPRSPSYGRSRSRSRSRSRSRSRSNSRSRSYSPRRSRGSPRYSPRHSRSRSRT; encoded by the exons ATGTCCGGAGGCGGCGTAATCAGAGGCCCCGCCGGCAACAACGATTGCCGGATTTACGTGGGCAATCTTCCCCCGGACATCCGTACCAAGGACATTGAAGATGTGTTTTATAAGTACGGGGCGATCCGGGATATCGACTTGAAGAACCGCAGAGGGGGCCCTCCGTTCGCCTTTGTGGAGTTCGAGGATCCACG AGATGCAGAAGATGCTGTCTATGGGCGTGATGGCTATGATTATGATGGCTACAGATTGCGTGTGGAGTTCCCTCGGAGCGGCAGAGGGACTGGAAgaggtggaggtggtggtggaggaggaggtgggggcgGTGGCGGAGGTGGTGGGGGCGGCGGTGCCCCAAGGGGTAGATATGGACCCCCATCAAGACGTTCGGAGAACAGAGTGGTAGTTTCTG GACTGCCTCCAAGTGGAAGTTGGCAGGATTTAAAGGATCACATGCGTGAAGCAGGTGATGTATGTTATGCTGATGTTTACCGAGATGGAACTGGTGTCGTGGAGTTTGTACGAAAAGAAGATATGACCTACGCAGTGCGAAAACTGGATAACACTAAATTTAGATCTCACGAG GGAGAAACTGCCTACATCCGTGTTAAAGTTGATGGCCCAAGAAGTCCAAGCTACGGAAGATCTCGATCCAGAAGCCGTAGTCGTAGCAGAAGCCGTAGtcgcagcaacagcaggagtcgCAGTTACTCTCCTAGAAGAAGCCGAGGATCGCCACGCTATTCTCCCCGTCATAGCAGATCACGCTCTCGTACATAA